The bacterium genome includes the window GAACTCAAACTTGAGGTATGGGATTCACCAAATTCGGCTGGTGTTGTCATAGATGCGATACGGGCATGTAAGATTGCGATGGACGCCGGATTATCTGGTGCACTTATAGAGCCATCAAGCTACTTTATGAAATCACCACCAGTCCAGTATCCGGATAATGTTGCAAAAGCAAAGGCGGAAGAGTTTATAAAGAAATATAGTAAGAAGTGAACATAGAAATAAAAAATATCCTTAAAGAGGTTGTAAATAGACTGATAAAAGAATATAAATCTGAAAAAATTATCCTATTCGGCTCTTATGCCCACGGAAGCTATACAAAAGATTCAGACATAGATCTCTTAGTTGTTATAAAGGACGCATCAGATTTTAAATTTAAACATAAGTTGATAAGTGATTTTCCTATACCTATTCAGTTAGTATTTATCAGCAGCAAGGAATTCATAGAGACTAAGGATGTAATTGGGGGTATTGCTTATCCCGCTTCCAAGTATGGGGAGATACTTTATGAGGAGTCGTGAACATGTAATCTGGGATTTTGTCCAACAGTGGCTAAAGAAAGCAGAACAAGATATTAAAGCTGCGAGAATATTGTTAAAAGCAAAAGTAGGAGATTACTATACTTGTGCCTTTCATTGTCAACAATCAGCAGAAAAATACCTCAAGGCTTATCTGGTTCGTTATCAGATTGAATTTCGAAAAGCGCACAATTTAGACAAGCTACTTAACCTCGCTGCTGAAGCAGACACTTCTCTCTTAGAGGAACTAAGTTCTTGTAAATGGCTTACACCGTATGGAACTGAATTCCGTTACCTCGGAGAATACCCGGAAGTCAATCTTAAAACAGCTGAAAGAGCATTTAATGACGCTACTCTTGTTAAAAATGTAGTGCTAAAAAGATTAAAAGAATATTTTTAAAAGGAAGGCCACAAAAATGAAAGGTTTATTTATAGCATTTGAGGGTATAGAGGGGAGTGGCAAATCCACACAGGCAAAGTTATTGTATAAATGGCTTATTAATCAGGGGTATGATTGTATGCTTACAAAGGAGCCGGGTGGTACTGATATTGGTAAAAAGATAAGAAGTGTTTTGCTTGACCCTAAACATAAGGAATTATCAATTGAGACAGAGCTTTTCTTATATCTGGCAGATAGAGCACAGCATGTAGCTGAAGTTATAACTTCTGCACTATCTAATCATCAGATAGTAATTACAGACCGTTTCTCTGATTCTACAATTGCTTACCAAGGCGGTGGTAGGGGTATTTGTGATAAGTTGATTAAAGAGTTAAATACAGTAGCTACTCATAGTATTATGCCCGACCTCACTGTAATCATTGATATGCCACCGGAGTGTGGTTTTTCAAGGATTAAGAGAGGTCACGCCTCTCGCAAAGGCGACCGTATAGAACTTGAGCATATTGATTTTCACAAAAGGGTGAGGTCTAAATATCTGCGTATTGCAAAAGAAAATAAGAGTCGTGTCAGGGTAGTGGATGGTGGCTTACCGGCTGCCAAGATTGCCAGTCAAATAAAGGATTTAGTAAAGCCATTGTTGAAGGCTATGGATTATAAAAAAGGGAGAAGATGAGAAAGAAGCACATCATTATAATAGTGCTTGTTGCCTTTTTAGCAGGCTATGGATTATTAGCAACTAATGAATCAGGTAACTTGTATCAACTGCTAAAGAATTTTAATTATGTGCTTAAATTAGTGCAAGAAAACTATGTCCAAGAACTTAATCCATCAGACCTTGTTCGTTCTGCTATTCGTGGTATGTTATCTAAACTTGACCCGCACTCAGTTTATTTAACACAGCGTGATTACAGGGAACTTAGAATCCACACTACCGGTAAATATGGTGGACTTGGCTTTGTAGTTGGTAGAGTGAAAGATGTAATTACAGTCATATCCCCATTTGAGGGCACCCCCGCTTATCGGGCAGGGTTACAACCAGGGGATAGGATAATTAAGATAGATGAGATTCCGACTGCTGGAATGGGAGTAGATGAGGCAGTAAGTAAAATGAGGGGTACACCGGGTACATCAGTAAATCTCACTATTGAGAGAGAGGGGGTAGAGGGGTTAATTGATTTTCATTTGGTGAGAGAAATCATAGAGTTAAAGAATGTCCAGTATTTTGGGCTTATTAATCCTGACATAGGCTACATAAGGGTATCGGGCTTCTCTGAAGGTGTAGGTGCTGAAGTAAGGGTAGCTATTGATTCATTGCTTGCACAAGGGGTGAAAAAGTTAATACTTGACTTACGTACAAATCCGGGTGGCTTACTTGAGCAAGCAGTTGAGGTAGCAGATAACTTCTTACCTTCAGGTAAACTTATTGTTTCAACAAAAGGGAGGGTTGCAAAATCAAATAGGGATTACTACAGCACACATGAGTCAAAGACACAAGGGTTTCCACTCGTCATCCTTGTGAATAAGGCATCGGCTTCAGCATCTGAGATTGTTGCCGGTGCTATACAGGATTGGGATATTGGACTTGTAGTTGGTGATACTACATTTGGGAAAGGGTCAGTTCAGACTGTAATCCCTATTGAAGGGAATGAAGCTGTTAAGCTTACAACTGCAAGATATTATATACCAAGTGGTAGATGCATAGATATATCTGATACTACTCAGTTTTTGCTTAAAAATCCGACAATTGGCAAAAAGTTTAATTCACTTGGTGGTCTTAATCGCGAATTTGTAAGTAATGGCTCAATAGTTCCTGATACTGTTTTAGAGTCGGAAAAGACACTACCTATTATTACAGAGATTCAAAGAAATGGTCTATTTATGCAGTATACATCAAAGTGGGTAAGAGAACATCCAAAAGTTCAGAAGGGATTTGAAATTAGCCCTCAAATGCTACAAGATTTTAAAGCTTTTATAAAGAATAAAGGTATGAAATTTACTGACTCTGAATTTGACTCTGCTACAAAGTCTATTAAGCAGATTATTAAATCAATGATTGCACAAGACAAGTGGGGTGCAAAAGGTCAGTATGAAGTATTGCTAAGTGAGGACCCGTGGATTCAGTTTTCAAGTAAATTACTATCAAAAGCTCGCTCAGATAAGGACTTATTTAAACTTGTAGGTGTAAAATGAAACTCAATCACATAATAAAATCGCAGCAGTTTAATAGGAGCTTGCTATCAGCTATATTTTCAGAAGCTCGTAATATGGAGAAGATAGCTAAAGCTGGTGGTTCTAATCTATTAGCTCAAAAGGTGATGGCTACACTGTTTTATGAACCGTCAACGAGGACAAGACTTTCATTTGAGTCGGCAATGAAAAGGCTTGGTGGTGATGTGATAACGACTGAGTCAGCAAAAGAATTTTCATCCGCTGCCAAAGGTGAGACACTTGAGGATACAATCCGTATAATTGATGATTATGCAGATGTAATCGTTCTCCGCCATTATGAGAGTGGAGCTGCAGCTCGTGCAGCTCATGTTTCAGCTGTCCCAATCATAAATGCGGGCGATGGCACAGGTCAGCATCCGACACAGGCTTTGTTAGATTTGTATACTATTGATAAAGAGATTGGTGAGATAGACGGTCTCTCAATAGCTATGGTAGGTGACCTCGCAAATGGTAGGACAGTGCGCTCTTTATCATATCTTTTGACTAAATATAAGGATATACACATTTACTTTGTAGCTCCAGATGCGGTTAGGATGAAGGAGGATATAAAAGATTATTTAAGTAAGCATCATGTTTACTTCAAAGAGGAAGGCGATTTAAAAAAAGTTGCATCAAAAGTGGATGTCATATATCAGACCAGGATACAGCGTGAAAGATTTGGTGAGAAAGTTGAAGATTATGAGAAGGCACACGGCAAGTATGTAATTGACAAAAGTATCCTAAATCTGCTGAAAGAAGACGCTATCGTTATGCACCCTTTACCAAGAGTAGACGAGATTAAGCCAGAAGTAGACCTTGACCCACGTGCTGCATATTTTAGACAGGCTCAAAATGGACTATACATACGAATGGCACTGTTGAAGATGATTTTGATAGGATAACCAATGTAAAGTGTGTTAGTCTCGCACATAATTTATATGCGAGATTTGTGATATGAAAGACATTTTTTCCACTCTCTATGAGGTAGGGCAGATATTGAATTCCGTACTTGACCCAGATGAGCTCCTTAACAAAATGATTGACCTCGTAATTGAACACACTGAGGCAGAGAGAGGTTTTATTATTGCCGTTGACGGACTTCGTATTGCTCGCAATATGGAGCAGGAGTCAGTCGAAGAGTGTTTTTCTACCACTGTTGTGCAAAAGATATATGAGACTAAGAAACCAGTTTTTACTATTGATGCACAAGTTGACCCCCGATTTCGGGGGAGTGAGAGTATCCTTAAGGGGAAAGTGCGTTCAGTATGTGCAGTCCCCTTGATTCATAGAGGTACTATTGAAGGGGTTATCTATGTTGACTCAAGTCTTAAACAAGGAGTTTTTGATGATGCTACACTTCGTTTTCTTGAGCTTTTCTCCAATATTGCTTCCGTAGCTCTTGTGAATGCTATAAGATTTAGTAAGTTAAAAAAGGAACACGAAGCATTAAAATTGAAGGGTTTTGGTGAACTAATTGGGGTAAGTAAACCTATGCAAGCCGTATTTGATTTGATAAAAAAGGCGTCCTCTACCTCATGCCCTGTTTTCATTCAAGGTGAGTCAGGAACTGGTAAAGAATTAGTGGCTCGTGCAATTCATTCCAATGGCACAAGAGCTGTGTATGAATTTGTCCCTCTCTATTGTGGTGGGTTACCCGAGAGTCTTATAGAATCAGAATTGTTTGGGTACAAAAAAGGGGCTTTTACAGGGGCAGATAAGGACAAAGAAGGTCTATTTGAGGCAGCTGACCGTGGGACACTATTTTTGGACGAGATTTGTGATATCCCACTTGTAATTCAGGCTAAATTGCTTCGTGCTTTACAATTGGGTGAAATTAGGAGGATTGGAGATACAAAGCTCATAAAGGTAGATGTCCGAATAATCTCAGCTACGAATAAGGACCCAAGAGTGGAAATAAAAGAGAAACGGTTCAGAGAGGATTTATATTATAGATTAAATGTGCTGGAAATAAAGCTACCGCCTCTAAGAGAGAGGAAAGAGGATATTTCCCTTCTTACACACTATTTTTTAGGAAAATATGGGAAAAGCCATGGCAAAGAAGGGTTTACTTTCTCCAAGCAGGCAATAGAGAAATTGGAGAGAAATGCTTGGTATGGGAATGTCAGAGAACTTGAGAACTTTGTTCAGCGGACATTGGTTACAGTGAATGAAAATCCTATCCCACCTGAGGCAATCGTTTTTGCGGAGTCTCACGAATATGAGCCTACATTGAGTGAGTTAGAAAGGGAAGCAGTATTAAACAGACTGTGCGCCTATAGGGGAGATAAGATGAAAGCTGCAAAAAGTTTAGATATTTCCCTAAGAACCCTTTATTATAAATTAAAAGAATGGAGAAAAGTATAGGACCATACAAAATATTAGAGGAGCTTGGAAAAGGCGCAACCAGCATCTGTTACCGTGCCGTTAAACCTCCTCTGGAGCGTGAGTTTCTCTTGAAAATTCTATATCCACAATTTGCACAAGATACCGAAGTGGTTGCACGCTTTGAACGCGAGGCTCGTATAATATCGCGTCTTACACATCCAAATGTGGTCCAAATACTCGATTTTGGCAAAATAAATGATACCTATTTCATTGCTATGGAATCTGTAAAAGGCAAGTCCCTTAAAGAGATGTTTACTTCGAGAAAGTTCACCCCAAAGGAAGCAATATCGATCATAATATATCTACTTGATGCACTCTCCTATGTCCATAAGAGAAGTGTAGTCCATCGAGATATAAAGCCTTCAAATATCATTGTAACAAAAGAAGGTATTCCAAAACTTACTGATTTTGGGCTTGCATGGGCAAAGAGTCTTTCAGGGATTACAACTGAAGGGACATTCCTTGGGACACCAGAGTATATGTCACTTGAACAACTTAAAGGTGAAAAAGTTGACCAAAGGGCTGATATTTATTCATTGGGCATTGTTTTTCTTGAGCTACTTACAGGAGTTAAAGCTTATGAAGGAGATAACTATACACAGGTCATTCAAAATGTTCTCACTCGTAGTCCACGCGGGATTAATGAATTAGCTAATTATGTCAATGATAGACTCGCAATGATTGTGAAAAAGATGATAGAGAAAGATAAGACAAAACGATACGAGAGTGCTAATGCTGTTTTGGACGCCCTTATGAAATTACAGGGTAAACCTGTTCCCAAAAGGAGACGAGTAAAAGCATCTCTTCTTATAAGTTATAGTATTGCATGTTTGCTACTTTTACTTGTTGGCTGGCATATGAAGAAACTTTATAGCTTAAAAGCTGTCCCAAAAGAGGTTATGTCTGAAAAATCCGCGTCAGAGACTACAATGGCTCAAAGGAGTGTTATTTCTGAACGTCGAGCCCAGTCGAGCCGTGAACCACTAACTTTAGAGAGTAAACGACCGATAACTCAACAAACTGATAAACTAATAAGCTTTCCTCTCTATATTTATGTTTTACCTTATGCCAAGGTCTGGGTTGATGGCTCACTCGTAGGGGAAAGTCCACCCGGCTTAGAAGCAGATATTCCTGCCGGATCCCATACACTAACTTTTGAGAGTCCACGGTTCCCAAAGATAACAAAACAGATTGAGATAAAAAAAGGTGAGATGCTACGCATAAACTTATTCCAAGAGGTTTCGTATCTTCAAGTTAAAGTTAAACCTTGGGCTGAGGTCTGGGTAGACGGCACACCTACAGAGGTGACTCCTTTAGCTGCTCCACTGATTTTGGCACCAGGATATCATGAGATAAGACTCCATCATCCGTATTACAAGGACTATGTGGATACACTGGACTTTAAAAGGAGAGATACACTTAAGATTGACCTTACGTTCAAGAAATGATTATTTTATTATTCTTCTTTACTGTCTCTCCACTCCATGGTGAAAGTCGTGGTGAGCCACTTAATGAACTTTATGAGGATGGTAAATATTTTGCCGTAATTGAACAAGCAGAGGAAATACTTAAAGACACAAGTTTAAGCCTACAAGACAAAGTTGGTGTCCATACTATACTTGCTTTTTCTTATGTAGTATTAGGAAAAGATAAGCTTGCTAAACTTGAGTTCCTTGAAGCATTAGCCTTAAACCCAGAATTGGAGCTCGACCCAATTTTAGTTTCACCTAAAATCATGGAGACCTTCCGGGAGACTAAAAGGATGTTTCGCCTCTTTCCAAAACAAAAAATTGCAAGACCGGCTCCCCCTAAAAACCTTCAGTCACTTGCTATTCCAGGGATATGGGAGATTAAAAGTGGGAATAAAAGGAGGGGATACTTCTTATTAGGTGGGAGTGCATTAAGTGTAGTATCTTTAGGGTTCTCTCATTATCAGTGTGAGAAATATCGTGCTGCATACCTTGATGCACACGACCCAGCCGTAATAGAAGATAAATATAGCAAATACTCATTTTGGTATCAAAGCAGAACTTACTTCCTTGCATCTACTATTTTAATTTATACCTTTCACCTTTTTCTATTAGCCAGATAAAATTATTGCAAATTTTACACAACTTTTGCAAAAATTGCATAATATCATTAGGAGCGATGGAATGTGTCCGTTACCCCTAAAACCCCTGCATCCCTTAAAAGTCTGGCATCTAGTATAGTCTAAAGTTTACAGTCTCTTGCCCCTGTCACAGATTTTGCTATATTTAGAAAGTGGGGGGTGAGAAAGATGAAGACAGTGAGAGTAAGGGTGGAAGGAGGTGATGATATATTGTTAACCCAAACTCTTAAGGGATTGAAGAATGTAAAGGAGAAGGTAATTAAGTGGTTTGTAAAATTTAATGGAGGTGAACGATGAAACGAAGTTATTTTATAGTAGGGCTCTTACTTGGGATTTTCAGTGCCTGTTTTACTTATGCTTCAGGGTTCGGTACTATCTCAGGTAAGGTGACCAGTGAACAAACTGGTGAGCCCCTTGTAGGTGCTGCTGTGGGTGTGTTCCTATCACCTTGGGATACAACACCTGTTAGTGTTGGAGTTTCTGAACCGAATGGTAACTATAGAGTAGTTTTTCTTGTGCAGGATTCCGGTTATTTTTATGTATGCTGTTGGAAAATAGGCTATAGAGGTGAGTGGTGGGATAATGCAAGCTCACCAGAGGAAGCAGACCCTGTTCTTGTCCACTCCGGTGAAACAGTGCATAACATAGATTTTGGATTGGCTCTAGTTAGTGGTAATAGTGGGGTTTGTGGAAGAGTGATAAGTGAGCATTGGAATAATGACTTTATAGAAGGGGCAACTGTGACTGCTTATCTCAGCCCAGAAGATACAGTTGGAGTTGGTGACACCGTTACCGGGCAATTTGGTAGTTATTTCTTACGGCTGGCACCGGGTAGGTATTATATTTACGCAGAGAAAGCTGGCGAATACGAAGGTGAGTGGTGGCAGGAAGGAAATCCACAGCCAGTGAGTGTAAAGGAGAACGAGATAACACCAAACATCAACTTCACCCTAACTCCCATTTATGGATCGGCGATATCAGGAATTGTGAGAAGTAATGCTGGAGATATTATTTGGGGCGCTGTTGTTAGACTTTACACAAATCCATTTGGAGAGCCAATAGATACGGAGATATCTTGGCATAATGGGTTTTATCGGTTTACTAACCTTGAGCCAGGAACTTATTATCTATCTGCTTCTGCTTATGGATTCAATTTAGAGTGGTGGGATGATGCAGATACTCCAGAGGAAGCTGATTCTGTGGTTGTAATGAATGAAGAGGTATGTGATATTAACTTTTATCTTGAGAGCTCTGGTGCTGGTGTAGGGGCAGTTACTGGCTTTGTTAAAGATAAAGAGACAAATACTCCTATAAAATGGGCAATAGTTACTCTTTCAAAAGCTGACATGCCTATTGCAGGGGCTTGTACTGATACTTCTGGGGTATATTTGATACGAATGGTGCCCGAAGGTTCATATATTGCCAAGGCAAGAGCTAT containing:
- a CDS encoding nucleotidyltransferase domain-containing protein, with product MNIEIKNILKEVVNRLIKEYKSEKIILFGSYAHGSYTKDSDIDLLVVIKDASDFKFKHKLISDFPIPIQLVFISSKEFIETKDVIGGIAYPASKYGEILYEES
- a CDS encoding HEPN domain-containing protein, which encodes MRSREHVIWDFVQQWLKKAEQDIKAARILLKAKVGDYYTCAFHCQQSAEKYLKAYLVRYQIEFRKAHNLDKLLNLAAEADTSLLEELSSCKWLTPYGTEFRYLGEYPEVNLKTAERAFNDATLVKNVVLKRLKEYF
- the tmk gene encoding dTMP kinase, translated to MKGLFIAFEGIEGSGKSTQAKLLYKWLINQGYDCMLTKEPGGTDIGKKIRSVLLDPKHKELSIETELFLYLADRAQHVAEVITSALSNHQIVITDRFSDSTIAYQGGGRGICDKLIKELNTVATHSIMPDLTVIIDMPPECGFSRIKRGHASRKGDRIELEHIDFHKRVRSKYLRIAKENKSRVRVVDGGLPAAKIASQIKDLVKPLLKAMDYKKGRR
- a CDS encoding S41 family peptidase — encoded protein: MRKKHIIIIVLVAFLAGYGLLATNESGNLYQLLKNFNYVLKLVQENYVQELNPSDLVRSAIRGMLSKLDPHSVYLTQRDYRELRIHTTGKYGGLGFVVGRVKDVITVISPFEGTPAYRAGLQPGDRIIKIDEIPTAGMGVDEAVSKMRGTPGTSVNLTIEREGVEGLIDFHLVREIIELKNVQYFGLINPDIGYIRVSGFSEGVGAEVRVAIDSLLAQGVKKLILDLRTNPGGLLEQAVEVADNFLPSGKLIVSTKGRVAKSNRDYYSTHESKTQGFPLVILVNKASASASEIVAGAIQDWDIGLVVGDTTFGKGSVQTVIPIEGNEAVKLTTARYYIPSGRCIDISDTTQFLLKNPTIGKKFNSLGGLNREFVSNGSIVPDTVLESEKTLPIITEIQRNGLFMQYTSKWVREHPKVQKGFEISPQMLQDFKAFIKNKGMKFTDSEFDSATKSIKQIIKSMIAQDKWGAKGQYEVLLSEDPWIQFSSKLLSKARSDKDLFKLVGVK
- the pyrB gene encoding aspartate carbamoyltransferase; translation: MKLNHIIKSQQFNRSLLSAIFSEARNMEKIAKAGGSNLLAQKVMATLFYEPSTRTRLSFESAMKRLGGDVITTESAKEFSSAAKGETLEDTIRIIDDYADVIVLRHYESGAAARAAHVSAVPIINAGDGTGQHPTQALLDLYTIDKEIGEIDGLSIAMVGDLANGRTVRSLSYLLTKYKDIHIYFVAPDAVRMKEDIKDYLSKHHVYFKEEGDLKKVASKVDVIYQTRIQRERFGEKVEDYEKAHGKYVIDKSILNLLKEDAIVMHPLPRVDEIKPEVDLDPRAAYFRQAQNGLYIRMALLKMILIG
- a CDS encoding sigma-54-dependent Fis family transcriptional regulator, with translation MKDIFSTLYEVGQILNSVLDPDELLNKMIDLVIEHTEAERGFIIAVDGLRIARNMEQESVEECFSTTVVQKIYETKKPVFTIDAQVDPRFRGSESILKGKVRSVCAVPLIHRGTIEGVIYVDSSLKQGVFDDATLRFLELFSNIASVALVNAIRFSKLKKEHEALKLKGFGELIGVSKPMQAVFDLIKKASSTSCPVFIQGESGTGKELVARAIHSNGTRAVYEFVPLYCGGLPESLIESELFGYKKGAFTGADKDKEGLFEAADRGTLFLDEICDIPLVIQAKLLRALQLGEIRRIGDTKLIKVDVRIISATNKDPRVEIKEKRFREDLYYRLNVLEIKLPPLRERKEDISLLTHYFLGKYGKSHGKEGFTFSKQAIEKLERNAWYGNVRELENFVQRTLVTVNENPIPPEAIVFAESHEYEPTLSELEREAVLNRLCAYRGDKMKAAKSLDISLRTLYYKLKEWRKV
- a CDS encoding serine/threonine-protein kinase, whose product is MEKSIGPYKILEELGKGATSICYRAVKPPLEREFLLKILYPQFAQDTEVVARFEREARIISRLTHPNVVQILDFGKINDTYFIAMESVKGKSLKEMFTSRKFTPKEAISIIIYLLDALSYVHKRSVVHRDIKPSNIIVTKEGIPKLTDFGLAWAKSLSGITTEGTFLGTPEYMSLEQLKGEKVDQRADIYSLGIVFLELLTGVKAYEGDNYTQVIQNVLTRSPRGINELANYVNDRLAMIVKKMIEKDKTKRYESANAVLDALMKLQGKPVPKRRRVKASLLISYSIACLLLLLVGWHMKKLYSLKAVPKEVMSEKSASETTMAQRSVISERRAQSSREPLTLESKRPITQQTDKLISFPLYIYVLPYAKVWVDGSLVGESPPGLEADIPAGSHTLTFESPRFPKITKQIEIKKGEMLRINLFQEVSYLQVKVKPWAEVWVDGTPTEVTPLAAPLILAPGYHEIRLHHPYYKDYVDTLDFKRRDTLKIDLTFKK